Below is a genomic region from Spirochaetota bacterium.
TGGAGTAAATGATGAGACAACGTGGATTGTTTGATGAGCTTGATAGATTGCAAGAATTAAGAGATCTTCGAGATCCTTTAATCATTTTAGGTGAGAAGATAAATTGTGAATCATTTAGAAAGACTTTGAAGCGAATTAGACCTGCAAAGAATCCAGATAATATCAGGAATGCTGGAAGAAAACCATTTGATGAAGTAATGATGTTTAAAGTTCTTGTTTTACAGCGATTATATAATCTATCGGATGACCAGATGGAATTTTAACTGAAGGACAGGCGAAGTTTTGAAAGATTTGTATCAGGTGACGATACACTTTACCATATGCCAGATGCAAAAACTGTATGGCTATATAAAGAACGCTTTAGAGAGGAAGGGCTAGCGGAAAAGATATTTAAACAGTTTAACAAGCAATTAGAAAAGAAGAATATGATTGCCAAGTCTGGTCAAATAGTTGACGCGTCATTTGTAGAAGTGCCGCGGCAACGGAACAGCCGTGA
It encodes:
- a CDS encoding transposase, with protein sequence MMRQRGLFDELDRLQELRDLRDPLIILGEKINCESFRKTLKRIRPAKNPDNIRNAGRKPFDEVMMFKVLVLQRLYNLSDDQMEF